aaaaatcagtagaaaaatgtTCTTCCTTGAGCTTGCAGATAGTAGCTTTGTACTTGATGATAAGGTTTGATAATTCACAAggcatttgttttctttcttcttaatttattattttttatttatttatgactgatggattttgtttctttttttgcctttttatgaAGCATATTGACATTGCCCTGTATTATTTGAGAAAGAAGGAATGCTACTACCCTTGCCCCCATCCTTTTCGTTGCACAACTACAGATATACTTTTTGATAACTATATGCTAATTGTGTATAAGGATTTCAATGAAGATGCTTCAGATTTGTTTTGGTGTGATGATAATCAGTTGGTTCTCACACCATATGTGTGGGGTGACAATCGTAGATGTGGAATTGCTTGGACAGAGGTTGACAAAATCTTTTTTCCATGTCGGCTTCCTTCAGAAGATAATGATGTTGTGACACATTTTCTTTTGGGGGTATTGGACTTGAATGAGAGAAAGATTGATGTGTATGATTCCATATATAGTGAGCCATATGAGCAAGGAATGAAACACATTGAAATGTATGCACGCATGATCCCCCACTTGCTAAAGTTCGCacagtttgagaaaaatcacaagtCTTTTGGAAATGCATTCAACAAATTTGATATTCAGTGGCAAAGATCACCACACCAAACTGGATCGTACATGTTGTCATTTGctatataatttatatgtactttagatttattttattaaagataTTGTTTAATTGACTCCATATTTTTCTTAGGACTGATTGTGGTGCATTCCTAATCAAGTATGTGGAGTTGTTGATGATGGGAAAGGATGTGGAGAAATTCCAACCTGAGGACATATCAAACTTCAGAAAAGAACTTGCAGCAAATCTTTGGGCACATGGAGAGTGGAAAATAAATTCTGATTATGATACACCACCAGAAAATATCGGTGACGACTATGATAGTGAAAATGAAACTTCCTGTCCAAAAGAGTTGTAGTGTAGTTGTAAAGAAAGTCAGCTGTAGTGAAATTGGTATAAAATTGCTGTAAAGAATCCATATGAATTCTGAAATATCCTGTAAATTATCACAAGGCACTTTATTTTATTTGCATAGCATAATTTTTTGGTCACAGCTATGCTAAATTACAGTTTCAGCAGTAATATGAAGGCATCGTGTtattaatttctttctttctgttaaCTATTGATTTGTCCATTTTTTTCACAGTTTTTAAGGGTCAATCTTTGATTAAATTTtcttgaagtttttagaaattcaAAGCAACACACATTGATTGTTGTAGAACTTCAGAATCTGTTAACTACATCCTTATTTATTGAAAGATGAAAATAATATTCAAgacatattttttaaaatgtgCTAAACTTCTGGAATATAGATAATAAACTGAGATTTTCAGAAGTTAAGGATATTTTAGAAATTTATGTCCTATATATTAGATTCATACTTCAAATGGACGTTTTAAAAAATTATGTCCTGAAGTCTACTTGTACCAatctcattttaaaaataagatgtAGCAAGTTGTGTTTAGCAAGCTGCAGATGTCAATTTTATAACTACTGATTTGTCCATTTTAAATTGCCAGTTTTATATTAAATCTGTAGAGATATAGCAAAAGATATATTGATTGTTGTAGAACTTCAGGACATTATGTTCATAAAATCCTGATTTGTTGAAGGACGAAAATAATATTCAGGACAATTTAAGGACATTTTAGAAATTTATGTCCTTAATATTATATTCatatttgaaattttcaggacttGTAAAAGATTATGTCCTTAAGTTTTACTTGTACCAatctcattttaaaaataaagatgtaGCAAGTTGCAGGCAtcaaattatataaagaaaaggaCTTTCTTGTTTACTTACGGCAAGAATAAAATCCCATAAACAATAATTGGTCAGACAAAGGTAAATTGAACtcccagaaaaagaaaaagaaacaaagagcaaGTAAGTGCAAAGAAACTTTGAAAATTCAGAACATCTTTTATATAACCATCTGCTAATATTTACTTGCTCAAATAAAAACAATCTAAAtgaatccaatttatagcaaaaaCTTAAAAGAGTAGATAAACATAAGTGGATATATCTATTATTCTCTATGCTTCCTTGAAAATGGATGGACTGCCGGAGAATATATACAAGATGTTCTATTATGACCAATTCTTCTGCAACGACTAcatttgaatgttatttttgatgattcggtAGCTGGAATATGCCTTTTCTTCTGCCTTCTACCTGGCGGGACTTTGAAATCTGGAGGTTTAATAATTTGTGACTTATAACTCTCTGGTACAATCCAACAATCTGTATTTCCTAGAGGATGTATTTGTCTTTCATATATTTTCAGCCAAGATTCCTTTAAGTACCAGTCCGAGCAGAAATTGGACTTCTTGATGTTTCTCTTCTCGATAGCTGCAATTGTATGTATACATGGCAATTCATCAAATTGAAACTAAAAacaatcacatgttcttttgtttaagtCCACCAAGAAAGTAATTCCTTCTTCCTCAACTCTAGAACGCCATGAATCAACAGGGAAGACCTTCAAAGTTGAAAAACTATAAGTTAGTACATTATGTTAAATTATCATTAACATAATAAGCTAAAGTAAGAACATAATACTTACATTTAAAGTAAAAGCTAAAtctatctttttcttcaattcctcttCTACCCAACAAGAAACGTCATAAAAAGTTCCTtctgcttcatttcttctttcataaaacCAACGTTGTAGCTTCACTTGGATGAAATCCATCATTCTTAATATAGGCAACTCCCTTTCTTTTAATAACACAGAATTCATTGACTCAACTATGTTTGTTGTGATCATGTCATATCTTCGTCGTGGACTACAAGAACGTGCCCAGCTTTCCGGTGGTTCTTCCATCAAGTAGTCAAAAGTCTTCTTATCAATTTTTGCTATATCTCACATGTATAGATCAAATTCTTTGCGCCTGTATACTCTTGCAGCACTTTGAAAAAAATTTATGACCTCACTTTTCACTTTCTAGGTTCTgctccaaatgatagatacaaatCTCATGGTGGCTTTAAGGATATACCTTTGCAATGCCATGTGCAATAGATTGATGCCTGtccgataaaaaaattaaattgtcaCGGCTCCCAATTGCATTGCGAAGCTCACAAAAGTACCACTCATAGGAATTGTTATTTTCAGATTCTGCAATTCCAAAAGCTAGTGGGAATATTTGGTTATTTGCATCCTTTGAAACTGAAGTTATTAAAACACCACGATATTTTGACTTCAAAAAAGTTGCATCAACAGCAATCACTGGTCTACAATAATTCCAACCAGCTATTGATGATGCATATGCATAAACCATATAAAGAAATCTGAAAATACAGTTTAACAGAAGGTTAAAAATACAGGACACCAAATCCTTAATATTTTCACTGCAcatatcaaagttaaggacacaatgtccttaacattttcagtgcacacatcaaagttaaggagaacttgtccttaacttttagaATGCACACATCatagttaaggacaccatgtccttaacttttacaatgcacacatcaaacttaaggacaccatgtccttaacttttacaatgcacacatcaaagttaaggacaccatgtcctaaaCATTTTCattgcacacatcaaagttaaggacaccacgtccttaacattttcactgcacacatcaaagttaaggacaccatctcgttaactttttcactgcacacatcaaa
The nucleotide sequence above comes from Nicotiana tabacum cultivar K326 chromosome 12, ASM71507v2, whole genome shotgun sequence. Encoded proteins:
- the LOC142167114 gene encoding uncharacterized protein LOC142167114, whose product is MAEMQKLHGLDIGYHKAWRAIQRVSALIRGTPEKNYELLSSYLYMMKSKNSGTYTNIKIDDNNRFLYMVYAYASSIAGWNYCRPVIAVDATFLKSKYRGVLITSVSKDANNQIFPLAFGIAESENNNSYEWYFCELRNAIGSRDNLIFLSDRHQSIAHGIAKTFDYLMEEPPESWARSCSPRRRYDMITTNIVESMNSVLLKERELPILRMMDFIQVKLQRWFYERRNEAEGTFYDVSCWVEEELKKKIDLAFTLNVFPVDSWRSRVEEEGITFLVDLNKRTCDCF